CCGGTGGGGGCCGTGTTTGGTTGATGACTTGACTGTTGGGCACGAAAACGATACTGGTTATTATTTTGCTGAAAGCATTTTGAAGAGGAATGATTCCCATTACAGCGCAGGCATTTATGCTTATACTGACACTGGGGGCGAGAACACTGACCCTTGTAATTGTAATCATAACACTTGAGTGTACTTTGACTAGAAGTTGTGGCATTATTCATCAACGACACTGCTGGAGAGGACAACTGCATGTATATAAGCCAAAGTTCAGGATCAATCAATCCCCACGAAGCTAATGGTAACCTAGATTTACGCAGGCGGTACTGCTCGTCGTACTGCTTCCAACCCATGTTAGACGATCGAGAAGCACCTAATCGAACCGACTGCATATACTTCAGCATACCCTGCATCTGTTCAGGGTGTGCATCAATGTATATGCTCATGTATATGATAAAAGCGTCTGTCCAAGAGTTTATGTCATTTATCTTGATTTTTACTGTTTTGGGCTGAATAACCAACTCGCCCTCAACAATCGCAACTTTATGAGAAGCCTCAGGCTGGTTCACATTTTTGGGAAGAAGAATACTTAGGTCAATATATTCCCCATTTaaaattttctgtttatttgcGTCAGAGACATGCAGGCCCAAATTATCACAGACCCCTGTTATAGGTTGGGGTTGAATGTTAAACTGTGTACCTATCATGGGTTGGGGATGCATGCTAAACTGCGTACCTGTCCCAACAGGTGTTCTTTCCCTGTTTCCAGCACTGGCATCCAAAGTTGGAATAATGTTAGGCCCCGGCTGAATTGTTGGCATGATTGTGTCGTCATTAGAAGCTGGCATCTGGTCTGTGCCTCTGCTTGACCTGGTACTCAACTTCTGTCTCTTAGCTTGGGCAGCAGTACCCCCTTTGCTCTTCGCTTTAGGCATGATCtcaaaatgtaaaacaatgcAATACATTCACACACTGTCATATGTACATCCAATATACTACCATATAAAGATATATGATCTCGAGTTACCTATAGCTATATACAGATATAGTACAGCTTTAGgaaaatattattgtaatgcttaaaaacaacattttaataaacatttttaaCACCGACATAGAACAGGACTGAAAGTATCCCTTATAATAATAACCTATACATTTTACTAACACAAATTGGCTATAAAAAACCGCCTATATAAAATGCACGTATATGAGAATGACATGTGTAGTCtcattatattactatatattgaTGACGACGTTGTGCACCACAGAGACGTTGAAActaatttataatgaaatatcaaacagtatttACTTTAACCCGGGCTCTCGACACTGTCACACCTGCGCGCGATTAAATAATCAGcacatattatataacaatagtCGGCCCCGGGTCTTACAAAAGTAAACAAGATAATGAAGATTCAAATGCTAATGACCCGTCAACGTGATGTGATTACCAATACCCGACGGACAAAAGCTTACGACATCCACATATAAGATCCATGGCATTAAAAGTAATACAATCGTATTAAATATTCGATATATAACCTGATCGAAACGGATGTATGCCCTTTCAACCACATCATGTGGCATGGCCGAACgattgaaatttacaaacatggTGCAAATGCAAATTATTACATAAATACTCAAAAATGAACGTcattacacacacacaaagaatTATAGAATATTTCTACATGGTTTACATCAATTATTTCAGCCGGATCATATGTGGATGTCACAGATTTTACCACTTAGAAATTGTCGCCAAAATCCCGTCCCTGTATTCAAACGGAAGTAACTCGATGTGAAGGGAAGATAACTCAAAACTACATTTATTCCTTCAGTTATActgaaagggagataactcgaatTTACTAAAAGTATTGAATGTCTTCAGATAACTTGATTGACAGGTTATGCTGTAAATCTGAATTAATagcacattaaaaaaaaaaaaatcactttcgGGTGGAACAACTCGTTGCTTGGGTGAATTgtaagtatttttttatttccacaATAAGACAAACGGCATCCATCAGAGACAGTTTCCAAGTAGTCAAACTTCTTCCATGGGATTAAGATTTTGTTGAGGGAATTGTAGCATATGGTTCGTTTGATAGTTTGACGTATTTCGTATCAATGTGTTTGTTTATCGTTAACTACTACATAATCTTCCTATTCCAAGAAAGGTAACTCCTATTGCCTATAAACAGACGTACATGCTAAAGATTGTAAATAAAGATACATTTTACATACTGTCATGCATGCGAGGACACACAGTCtgtgatacattttttttaatgagcTAATTGCATGATCGTATTTTCGTGATTACCAAAGTTAATGGCCAAAGATATATCCAGAAAAAGACCGCCGTGTTAACAATTGAGTAAAAATGATTCCTACAAAACAAACACTGTGTTGAAAACTGTTTCTTCAAAAATGGGGGAAATGCTCGTAATACATGCCGGATTATCTAATATAAGAATGAAATGATCTTACAAAGGTCTTACAGATACATtctgtgacgaaatggtttgcttcgaagacatcgacaaattgacaattcgccatgaaagtgaaatacacacatctcaaaggttaccccgacgtgaccccttatggaatgttgttagatgttcatgtaacgtagtgagaatgatcATCTAGATTTTGATTAGATTGGTTGATGAGCTTATATCCAACCAGTACAAATGCATAGGAAGTAAATAACGTATCAAAGCGTTAAAATAGCCCACTGATAAACTGTTTCGAGGTGTTTGTCTTCACACGAAACCGTGAAATTAATGAAAACCAGAACAGagaatatagatatgtatgtacatatatccaATCCTTGCCGAAAAACGATACCACAATTTATTGTATTCCCGCCGCTGCCACCCAATACTGCATACATATGCTGTACATCGATGACAACCGTCactatatgaatatataaataaatatgattatcaaattaaacatacatatttacatatatatatatacgttataTATGTAGTTTTCACCGACATCTTCGAAGTAGGTATTGCTATCATTTTTAGTTGAACGAAGTCTTTATGTAAATTTTTCATTCACAACATTTGCCTGCAGATGTGATATCAAACACTAGAATGCGTGTGCTGCATGAAACTAGAAGCCTCGTTTTTAGATTTCGGTAACATATACTAAAGTAGTTTGTTACGATCATCTTACATACACATGCTGTATCTCAATAACACCCGTCCTTATGGAATTATTTGaagatatacatttatataacttataaaaaaaaaagtctttgtGTAAATTTGTCATTCGCAATTTTGTTCAGTAGATGTGATATCAAAAACCATAATGGGCGCTTCGCGTTCGCTGCATGACACTAGAAGTCTCTTTCTTAGATTTTggtaacatatacaatatatgtaagGTTTAGTGACATTCTGTAAGATATTGTGACCGTAAATCGTACCGTCCAATGACAGTTGGCTCACCACACCCTTAGTTAATGATACCACACATAGTGTTCTATTGACAGTGGTCATCCCCATCGGTCCTAAAGGCGTCCTCTTCTTCCACAGTTGCTTTCCATCATACGTCATACATCTCACTTGATCACTAGCACACTCTGTTGTATAATAGCAATTATCCATCGCGATAATGTGATAGCCTATGTCACACCAGTCTTGTATCTGTACAACTGTTTGTCTATGTCCAGTCATGCTAACACGCTCCACCGTTCTTATTCTATTAGCAAAGTCCCATTTTAGACAAATGAAGTGTTGTTTGCTATATGCAATGTCTAAAAGGTAGCCGTTGTCCATACCGCACTGCAATGACGTGGACGTCTGTATCGTGTTGTCCTGTATTGCATACAATGTTATGCAGTTAGTAGTTTCATCCGACACGGCTACAGACGACGCGTTCACGACTGTCAATCCAACTGGAACGCCACCTAGACCGACGGAATGGAGGAAGTGGTAGGTAGAACTAAACAGCTTCAGTTTTATATTGTCCCTATCTAACACGATCACTCTGTCATCTGGTAACGCAACCATCCTCTGTACCACATAATTCCCTTCTTTAGTGTCCTCCTCAATCTTGGATGAGAACTTGGTGCAGTATGCGCCTGTAATGGGTAATGCTGTCACTGTGTCTTTTTTACCTAAAACAGAAGTATCACCAAACGATAACACCCTCCTTGTTTGTTAGTAAAGTTGCACCATACACTTTCTACAACATTATGCTGTCGGATCATTGTGTAAACTTGTTATGTAGCTGCtgaataaatataacaataccaCTAGAGTATATGACATTCTTGTCGTTTGATCGgtgtagttttttttaactttgacCCGAACTACCTTCCTCTCGCGTGCTTTGTGTCACGTGGTTTTGGTTTAAGTCACCGGaaatctatatttttatattctttCGACTACCTCTTTAGACCTCTAGCATTACTGACAATTAATGCAAAGATGGAACAGTTCAATTATGTagttttacatgtatgtctagCTAAATTCTTATCTCAAATGGCTAATATCCTCTTTGTCTTTTGTACAACCGttttgatacaaaatatatctcaTTCATCTCGCGTGTGAGACTTAAATGGACTTTTACCATTCCATTCGATCTGTTAATGAAATCATCTGCAAAAGTCTGATAATAAATTAATGTTCAAAAAGAAAAGATGGTGCGTTTTATGGTTATATTATCATATTCCAAATTTAATCAGGAAAATCCGAGTTTCTTCTGTCTGTTTAATTGAACCAACAACGTGGCAAAGGTTCTATCtgtgttttttatatattatttcgccacaaaaatgaaatttatgaAATGCACTATTCAACTCCAAGCCATTTCATTTCAATTGAGCATGAACAATACACTTACCTTCGAGTCGGACGGCGCGGACTGATGCTGTTGTAGAGGAAATGATCTTGGCTGCATTGTCGTCAATATTATGTACCGCTTCATACAACTTATCATAGTCACCATATGAAATTATCTTCTTTGTCATCAAACTCCTACATATGTGTGCGAAGGTGTTAACATCTTTACCATATAATTGTTCACTCTCCAGGTAATGCGACAAAGCCTTCTGTAGCAGGGACCATTTTTCTGGTGAATTTGGACTGAATATGTCCATAAGCTTCCTCTCCATGTGCAAGTGAATCTGACGAATTTTCTTCTGGTCATATCCAGCCACGTTAGtctaaaaatgtataaaattggGTTGGCTAGAAGAATCATTTTCGGATTAATTGAGTACTTATAGAACGTGCATTTATCATGGAATCTTGGTACGAGAGTTGCATTATTATTTAGTATTCAAAAAATTAGATGACCAATATTTAAAATCTATGACAATTTTGATGGGTTGAAAAATACGTATTACTTGGTCCTAAATATCAAGAAAAGTTATCATCTCAATTACAATTCAGTATTAACAACCTGAATTGTGAGGAAAATTCCTgtagatttattttttatttattaagatcctTTAGATATTCACTAGGCTATACTGTTAAAGTGGAAATGTTTGCGtcgtggaaattttcgcttgTTTCGCGACCATTAAATATCCGCGAAATAATCCACGCGAACATAATAACACGTGAAAATATTGacacgcgaatatttccaccaaataaactaaataccatAAAATCCAAGATGCAAGTTCCTAGTGGTAGACCATATTTTGGCATTCAAGCGTCATATCGTCCGTGATGTGTAACGTTGTCATGGTGGGTCAAGAGACATGCATGGCTATACTAATTGACGTAGCGAACAGTTTGGAAGCTGACTTAGCGAAAATTTCAACGCgcaaaaatatcaaacttacagtatatattaaGTTCTGTACAGTAAAGTAAAGTATATCGCAGTGATTCCCCATTCCTGTCTTAGATACAAACACCATCCTCTCTAAGTGATAACAATTTACTATACTCACGCTACAATTAATTCCCATAATGCCGGCCTCATTTGAAGTGGGAGAAAAGTTTTCCTCTCTAATCTTCCGTATCCGCTGAAAAAAGGAAACATATCTCCCAGTCATTCGTTGTGGGGAGTTTAACAATTGTCTATTGTCATCAGATCAACGTTATTTGCACTAAAGAACTACTAACctgatatacattatgtattatgttctatttttagatggAAGAATATTCAGCTAACCTCACATAGACATCTCGTCTTCATAGggaatgtttgtatttttatatttaagcTACGATTTTCCACGTGGTTGTATTGAacgaaatatatttcaatgtcCATTTCATGTGTTGCAACACAATTCGAATCTTCGAAAAAAGAGTGGTCTTGTGGAGGCAACCTCCAACACCATTGGACACCtaaaaatgtaagtttgtaaatacatgtacgtgGACGGTTTTCTGAGTGAGAGGGGGATATTATGGAAATGCTACTATAAGATGTTTCATACTTATCAAAGTGACAATAATTATTGTCGTTTGTCCTCCCCCTATCAAAGTGACAATAATTATTGTCGTTTGTCCTCCCCCTATCAAAGTGACAATAATTATTGTCGTTTGTCCTCCCCCTATCAAAGTGACAATACTTATTGTCGTTTACCCCCCATATCAAAGTGACAATAATTATTGTcgtttgccccccccccccccccccctccccctatcAAAGTGACAATTATTATTGTCGTTTGTCCTCCCCCTATCAAAGTGACAATAATTATTGTCGTTTGTCCTCCCCCTATCAAAGTGACAATAATTATTGTCGTTTGTCCTCCCCCTATCAAAGTGACAATACTTATTGTCGTTTACCCCCCATATCAAAGTGACAATAATTATTGTCGTTtgccccccaccccaccccccccctccccctatcAAAGTGACAATAATTATTGTCGTTTGTCCTCCCCCTATCAAAGTGACAATAATTATTGTCGTTTGTCCTCCCCCTATCAAAGTGACAATAATTATTGTCGTTTGTCCTCCCCCTATCAAAGTGACAATACTTATTGTCGTTTACCCCCCATATCAAAGTGACAATAATTATTGTCGTTTgcccccccctccccctatcAAAGTGACAATAATTATTGTCGTTTGTCCTCCCCCTATCAAAGTGACAATACTTATTGTTGTTTATCATCCCCCTATCAAAGTGACAATAATCATTGGATGATCTACTGAGAAAtgaaacatatacatgttttagtATCCTACGAGTACAACATACAACTCCAATACAACCTACCTTCTTTCTGTAACGTATTATAAATAAACCAGTGCAGCCATCTATTGATATACGAAGCTAAGCGAATATTGATTTAATAAACTTGaatattcattatgaaaacgtttcattgaaattggacTACAGCAGCCTTTGGCGAAATCAATCATACATAATCCGAAACATTTAACTTtctatttgaatattaattgaAATGTATCGGTATGGGATTAATACAATAATCTTATTATTCTGAAAAATCGATGATTATAAACCGCATCTTGATTGGTTTTACCTGATATTGTGTTAACGATTTTCAATGATGCTTTAATCTAAACGTCTCTCGAAAAATTGCCCATGCTACATATCGATATTTTGCACATACCgtcctgtaaaataaacaatcaaGAATGTATTTGACacaatgacaaaaaaaatggttttaaaaaatcaaacttGATATATTTCTTGCTGCAAATGTCCATATCTACAACTGCATGTAGCCTTTGTGAGGGTTGCTACGCTCCGCCACTAAACCaagatttgagaaatatccctgtCCTCCCTATTATAAATGCTTGCATTGCCATGTCGATAGCCAACGTAACTACGTACCTGATCCTAGCCTCACCGCGTTGTGTCCAGGTGTATCGAGACACGTGTTTTGTCACAGGTAAGTGACTAACGTCTGATACATGTTCTAACTTCCTTGTCCGTATCCGCCAATCGAATGCAATTAAAAATCTATGGATACACAAATAAACAAGTATGAATGATGCCATCATACAATGTAGCATAATGTGTTTTTGAATTCATACAATGATCTTTTCAAACAAAGGGCTTTTAAAACCACCTTctatttaaattatatatttgatttttaaagtgATATTACAGAGCTGAATGTACACGAAGCGATTGAGTATTGATTAGTGTTATACAGTACAGTTGTTTTTTATGTACACAGACACGTGTCTATTAAGTTTAGTTGGACTAAAACTAGGTTCAGATTTCCCTCTCTCATTCTATTAAAGGTAGACACCTCAATCTATGTATAGTATATGTACCCCTACGCACTGGTCTTCTTACcttcaaaaataattaattcaatttcgCTTGAGTTTTGTTTGGATCTAAATGTTCAAAACTACATTATTTATCATGAATTTTACACTTTTATGCTATGCAACAGAAAAGCAATTGGGAAGCGTTAGTAAATCACATGTATTGAATGTAAACACAGTCTGGGCGGTTgattagatacattgtataagaaTTAAATGTTGGTCGTGCAATTGTAAATTAATGGTGACGTCAATTTGACAGCTTAACAGGAGAGATCTAAGACTAGTATTCACAACTACTTCAATGTCACCCGCTTTAAATATTTCTTGAATTTGAATAAGTGACTGAATCAATATTTACTGCACCAACATTTTCAATATGTCAAATCAATGCCAAAGTTTAAGTGTTGATGAAAGCTAACAATGCTATGCACttgtttttggggttttggttgtttttttttttttttgatttttttttttttatatttaggATGAGACACGTTAGCTTTTTACGAGCTGGGTCTGTGAAAGACTTGGTAACTGTTACTAGTATACTCTTGGATCTTCTCCAATCCTAAATATCTATGACCGGATGTCCGGAAAGAAAAATtcttttttcggcatagccgtataatattcttttggtcccggatatgagGCGACAGGTGgtgttactggtcaagatgaagtatgtgattggtcaatgtagcggtaaatgcaaaatgcagatatgcagttaaaacggaatataagtggatgcatcttttc
The sequence above is drawn from the Pecten maximus chromosome 9, xPecMax1.1, whole genome shotgun sequence genome and encodes:
- the LOC117334077 gene encoding uncharacterized protein LOC117334077, producing MTGRYVSFFQRIRKIREENFSPTSNEAGIMGINCSTNVAGYDQKKIRQIHLHMERKLMDIFSPNSPEKWSLLQKALSHYLESEQLYGKDVNTFAHICRSLMTKKIISYGDYDKLYEAVHNIDDNAAKIISSTTASVRAVRLEGKKDTVTALPITGAYCTKFSSKIEEDTKEGNYVVQRMVALPDDRVIVLDRDNIKLKLFSSTYHFLHSVGLGGVPVGLTVVNASSVAVSDETTNCITLYAIQDNTIQTSTSLQCGMDNGYLLDIAYSKQHFICLKWDFANRIRTVERVSMTGHRQTVVQIQDWCDIGYHIIAMDNCYYTTECASDQVRCMTYDGKQLWKKRTPLGPMGMTTVNRTLCVVSLTKGVVSQLSLDGTIYGHNILQNVTKPYIYCICYQNLRKRLLVSCSEREAPIMVFDITSTEQNCE